One Candidatus Binataceae bacterium genomic region harbors:
- the gmk gene encoding guanylate kinase, whose translation MDCSRRGIVFIISAPSGAGKTTLSRAVLGRIQDLSMSVSLTTRAPREGERAGVDYEFVSAPEFERRRQAGELAEWAQVFEACYGTPRQPVEDAIREGHDILLDIDIQGGRQLRERYGRDAVSIFVLPPSFEDLAQRLRGRRTESEVAIAHRLARAREEASAYREYDYLIVNGSIEESLTALSAVVAAERLKIPRLREGFAPWKP comes from the coding sequence ATGGATTGTTCGCGCCGCGGGATTGTTTTTATCATTTCGGCTCCTTCCGGAGCGGGTAAAACCACGCTGTCGCGAGCGGTTCTAGGGCGGATTCAGGACCTGTCCATGTCGGTTTCGCTAACCACCCGCGCGCCGCGTGAAGGAGAGCGCGCCGGAGTGGACTATGAATTCGTCAGCGCGCCCGAGTTTGAGCGCCGGCGCCAAGCCGGGGAACTGGCGGAATGGGCGCAGGTGTTCGAGGCCTGCTATGGTACCCCGCGCCAACCAGTGGAAGATGCCATTCGGGAGGGGCACGACATCCTGCTGGACATCGACATCCAGGGTGGCCGCCAGTTACGCGAGCGCTACGGCCGCGACGCCGTTTCGATTTTTGTCCTGCCGCCCAGTTTCGAGGATTTGGCGCAGCGCCTGCGGGGGCGTCGGACCGAGAGCGAAGTCGCCATCGCCCATCGCCTAGCGCGCGCGCGCGAGGAAGCCAGTGCGTACCGCGAGTACGATTATTTGATCGTCAACGGCAGTATTGAAGAATCCCTGACTGCGCTGAGCGCAGTGGTGGCCGCCGAGCGCCTCAAGATTCCTCGGCTGCGCGAAGGATTCGCGCCGTGGAAACCGTAG